From the genome of Leptospira brenneri:
CGCGAGGCCAAGGCCAGTCCCAATTGTTTTTTCCGTTAGATGGGAATGTACTTGTGTGAACGGTTGGAATAAATTTCCAATCCTGTCTTCTGGAATTCCTATCCCTGTATCTTTTACAGAAATTTTCAATCGAATCGAATCCTCTTTTAAGGGAATGGTTTCGACAAGAACAGTGATAGCACCTTTTTCAGTAAACTTAACTGCGTTACTCAGTAAATTAGTTAGAATCTGTGCAAACCTTCTTTGGTCTGTGATGAGAAATGCCGGAGGTGGATTTGAAAATTCTAATTCTATTTTTAAGTTTTGCGGATCCGATTGCGACTTAAAAAGATTGATACAATCTGTCATAAACTTCTGTAGCGGAACTGGTTCTAAGTGTAATTCAAATTGGCCAGATTCTAGTTTGGATAAATCTAAAATATCGTTGATGAGCAGTAGAAGATTATCTCCGCTAAATTGAATTAGGTTTATATACTCTTTTTGTTCCTCTGATAAATTGGTTTGTTGTAATAACTGAGTCATACCTAAAACTCCATTCATTGGGGTTCTGATTTCATGGCTCATCGTTGAAAGAAAGGTCGTTTTAAAGTCTACTTTTGCTTCCGCATTTTCTTTTTCTTGTTTGAGTCTTTCTTTGTTTTTTAAGTTTTCTATCATCCTATCTGCAATGAAAAGAGCCTGCGAAAGACCAAAAACTAGAAAGCCGTATTGCGCAAGATAGGCGGTTCCTTTTTTTGCAAATTCAGTGAGTATGTCTAAAGAAAATAAAGACATGGTTGCAATCACCGAAAATAAAAACAAACGGCTTCCTGCTTTTTTTAGAATCACACCATCAATGATAGGATAGAGTAATCCAAATAGAGCAAATAGCGACAATACCAAGTGGAATGCGAGAAATTTCGAAAATGTAAGTAAGTCTAGTGGTAATGCTAGAAATAATAAAGAGGCCACAAAAAAGTTTACGCGGTAGATGAGTTTATATTTTCCTGAATTGTAAATTTCTCTTACATACAAAGTAAAAGTAAGGTACAATAAGACAAAACTAATCCCGTTGACCCGTACCATGATTTCATAAGCACCGAGTGGAAGGTAGTTGTATATGAATCTTGTTTCACCGATGCTTAATAAACGAGCGGCCGCTAAAAAACATACAGTCGCAAATAGGACATGTATTTTTTCATCTCTCCAAAAAAAATATAAAACAAAATGAAAAAACGCCAGAGTGAGAAGGGATGTTAATACAAAAATATCTCTACTAATTGTTTCTAAATAGGATTTACTAATGCCGGCATGAGTCCCAAGTGAATAAGGAGTTGCCACTCCGCAGATATGATAATGAAAACATGATATTTTTAAAGATAATTTGATTTCTTGGTTTTTGATTTCTGGTAATGCAACAGTTTGAATGTTCAGGTGAGGAGACTCTGAGGAAAAATCTTCTCCAATGATTCCCGATTTGTAAATGGTATCTTCTCCCACAGCTATTTCAAAAGCATTGCGAGTGACTCCGTTTTGGAGGTATAAGTTTCCTGTATTTTCTGGAACTAAAATTGTCAGACTTAGTTTTGCAAAACCAGCGGGGTATTTTTCAGAAGAAGAATTGGTCCAGTGTCCGGGGACGATTGTGAACTCGCTGTCATTGGAAGTTTCCGTGGCATTCCAGTTTTTCCAATCAATCCTCCATTCTCCATTGAGTGGGACATTCCCCATGGATTCGAAATTCC
Proteins encoded in this window:
- a CDS encoding ATP-binding protein codes for the protein MKIHNPIFLSVFLIFCLLGCESGRIENVPLAGKGVLDLRNWNFESMGNVPLNGEWRIDWKNWNATETSNDSEFTIVPGHWTNSSSEKYPAGFAKLSLTILVPENTGNLYLQNGVTRNAFEIAVGEDTIYKSGIIGEDFSSESPHLNIQTVALPEIKNQEIKLSLKISCFHYHICGVATPYSLGTHAGISKSYLETISRDIFVLTSLLTLAFFHFVLYFFWRDEKIHVLFATVCFLAAARLLSIGETRFIYNYLPLGAYEIMVRVNGISFVLLYLTFTLYVREIYNSGKYKLIYRVNFFVASLLFLALPLDLLTFSKFLAFHLVLSLFALFGLLYPIIDGVILKKAGSRLFLFSVIATMSLFSLDILTEFAKKGTAYLAQYGFLVFGLSQALFIADRMIENLKNKERLKQEKENAEAKVDFKTTFLSTMSHEIRTPMNGVLGMTQLLQQTNLSEEQKEYINLIQFSGDNLLLLINDILDLSKLESGQFELHLEPVPLQKFMTDCINLFKSQSDPQNLKIELEFSNPPPAFLITDQRRFAQILTNLLSNAVKFTEKGAITVLVETIPLKEDSIRLKISVKDTGIGIPEDRIGNLFQPFTQVHSHLTEKTIGTGLGLAITKKLIEEMGGSISVQSVYGRGSNFTFQFNSQVKSESFVTDKTSDVQELVPKVTKDSPLAEKYPLRILVADDDPISQKVSNLFLKKLGYANLQAENGEKTLDMVRSEEPDLLFVDVQMPDMDGITVTKCIRQSQTITKQPIIIALTANVLEEEKQRCLSAGMDDFMTKPLLLRDLDFMIRKWAKKDLSPSNK